From a region of the Flavobacterium sediminilitoris genome:
- a CDS encoding alpha/beta hydrolase family protein codes for MKKIFTCLALFFLSIGLHAQENLDYQKPPKEILDLADYERAPSVSMDTKKEYMLLSYRNTYKNLDDLNQEEMRLGGLRINPITNISSTVTYLNNLKVRKINAKNEIQVAGLPKNPKISNISWSPNEQYISFTNTTKSGVELWYLELATAKATKLTDDNLNANLGNPVSWFKDSQSLLIKTLPSKRAPLIDDKKDIPTGPTVSESEGKVSQNRTYQDLLKNKTDEANFESLVTSELYTVTLSGSKKIFKEAAIYAGETFSPDGNYVMITTLEKPFSYIVPLNRFPQSTIIYDATGKEVKKVNEVPLNEIMPKGFMSTRTGKRNMSWRNDAPATLYFVEALDGGDQANEVPFRDEVFLWEAPFNSSPKSLVKTKQRFAGIRWGNATTAILMDRWYDTRNMKTYLIDPSVEGANPKIIWDRNYQDQYNDPGNFEMKKNDLGSYVLAIEKGKMYLLGDGFTKEGQFPFIDELDIKTLKTKRLYESKLENKKEDLLSIEDLKKGEVLVMIQSKNEYPNYYFRNLKTKKLTAITSFENPFENLNNVYKEVITYKRSDGVTLSGTLYLPVGYDRVKKDKKLPLLIWAYPREFKDKNSAGQTTQNPNEFTFPYYGSFVYWVTRGYAVLDDASFPIIGEGTTEPNDTFIPQLVDNAKAAIDAVDNLGYINRSKVGVGGHSYGAFMTANLLTHSNLFACGIARSGAYNRTLTPFGFQSEQRNYWDVPEIYNTMSPFMNASKMKTPLLLVHGEADNNPGTFTLQTERYFQALKGLGAPVRMVLLPKESHGYVAEENILHLLWEQDQFLEKHLKN; via the coding sequence ATGAAAAAAATTTTTACTTGTCTGGCATTATTTTTTTTGAGTATTGGTTTACATGCTCAGGAAAATTTAGATTACCAAAAACCTCCTAAAGAAATTTTAGATTTAGCTGATTATGAAAGAGCTCCTAGTGTTTCTATGGATACCAAAAAGGAATACATGCTCTTAAGCTATAGAAATACTTACAAAAACCTTGATGATTTAAATCAGGAAGAAATGCGTTTAGGTGGTTTACGTATTAATCCTATCACTAATATTTCTAGTACTGTAACGTATTTAAATAACTTAAAGGTTAGAAAAATTAACGCTAAAAATGAGATTCAAGTTGCTGGATTACCCAAAAACCCTAAAATAAGTAATATTTCATGGTCTCCAAATGAACAGTATATTTCATTTACAAATACTACAAAATCTGGTGTTGAGTTATGGTATTTAGAGTTAGCAACTGCAAAAGCTACTAAATTAACTGATGATAACTTAAATGCAAATTTAGGCAATCCTGTTAGCTGGTTTAAAGATAGTCAGTCATTATTGATTAAAACATTACCTAGCAAAAGAGCTCCATTAATTGATGATAAAAAAGACATTCCTACTGGACCAACTGTTTCTGAAAGCGAAGGAAAAGTTTCTCAAAATAGAACCTATCAAGATCTATTAAAAAACAAAACTGATGAAGCTAATTTTGAATCTTTAGTAACGTCAGAGCTTTATACTGTTACCCTAAGCGGAAGTAAAAAAATATTCAAAGAAGCTGCTATATATGCAGGCGAAACTTTTTCTCCAGATGGTAATTATGTTATGATTACAACTCTTGAAAAACCGTTTTCATATATTGTGCCATTAAATCGTTTTCCACAATCAACTATTATATATGATGCTACTGGAAAAGAGGTTAAAAAAGTCAATGAGGTTCCATTAAACGAGATAATGCCAAAAGGGTTTATGTCTACAAGAACTGGTAAAAGAAATATGTCTTGGAGAAATGATGCACCTGCTACATTATATTTTGTAGAAGCGTTAGATGGTGGAGATCAAGCAAATGAAGTTCCGTTTAGAGATGAAGTTTTTTTATGGGAAGCACCTTTTAATTCATCACCAAAATCATTAGTAAAAACAAAACAACGTTTTGCTGGTATTCGTTGGGGAAATGCAACAACTGCCATTTTAATGGACAGATGGTATGATACTCGAAACATGAAAACGTATCTAATAGATCCATCAGTAGAAGGCGCTAATCCTAAAATAATTTGGGATAGAAACTATCAAGATCAATATAATGATCCAGGGAATTTTGAAATGAAGAAAAACGACTTAGGAAGTTATGTTTTAGCTATTGAAAAGGGTAAAATGTACTTATTAGGTGATGGTTTTACAAAAGAAGGTCAATTTCCTTTCATTGATGAATTAGACATTAAAACTTTAAAAACAAAACGTTTATATGAGTCTAAATTAGAAAATAAAAAAGAAGATTTATTGTCTATCGAAGACTTGAAAAAAGGAGAGGTTTTAGTTATGATTCAATCTAAAAATGAATATCCTAACTATTATTTTAGAAATTTAAAAACTAAAAAATTAACTGCAATAACTTCATTTGAAAATCCATTTGAAAATTTAAACAATGTTTACAAAGAAGTAATTACCTATAAAAGAAGTGATGGTGTTACTTTGTCTGGAACTTTATATTTACCTGTTGGTTATGATAGAGTGAAAAAAGATAAAAAATTACCTTTATTAATTTGGGCATATCCTAGAGAATTCAAAGACAAAAATAGTGCTGGCCAAACTACTCAAAACCCAAATGAATTTACTTTCCCTTATTATGGTTCATTCGTTTATTGGGTTACAAGAGGTTATGCTGTTTTAGATGATGCTTCATTCCCTATTATTGGTGAAGGTACTACGGAACCAAATGATACTTTTATTCCTCAATTAGTTGATAATGCTAAAGCAGCAATTGATGCTGTTGATAATTTAGGCTATATTAATAGAAGTAAAGTTGGTGTAGGTGGTCACTCTTATGGAGCGTTTATGACTGCTAATTTACTAACACATTCTAATTTATTTGCTTGTGGAATTGCAAGAAGTGGTGCTTACAATAGAACTTTAACTCCTTTTGGATTCCAAAGTGAACAAAGAAATTATTGGGATGTTCCTGAAATTTATAATACAATGTCTCCATTTATGAATGCTTCAAAAATGAAAACGCCATTATTATTAGTTCATGGAGAAGCTGATAATAACCCTGGTACATTTACATTACAAACAGAACGCTATTTCCAAGCTTTAAAAGGATTAGGTGCTCCTGTAAGAATGGTACTTTTACCAAAAGAAAGTCATGGTTATGTAGCAGAAGAAAACATTCTTCATCTATTATGGGAACAAGATCAATTCTTGGAAAAACATTTAAAGAACTAA
- a CDS encoding ABC transporter ATP-binding protein, protein MLIVSNINFSYDKTITVKEINFTLNKGENLALIGESGCGKSTLLKLIYGLYDLDKGEIQWNNNQVLGPKHHLVPGMPYMKYLAQDFDLMPYITVTENVGKYLSNFFPEEKKQRIQELLEVVEMTEFANVKANFLSGGQMQRVAIAKVLAKEPELLLLDEPFSHIDNFRKNSLRRRMFRYLKAKNITCIVATHDVQDVLSFSDEVIVMKNGQILEKGKTNSIYNNPNSFYVASLFGEVNQIQIENKVHFLYPYQLEVVFDNEDFKVEVRQSYFRGSHYLIEASFNNQIIFFESKHAIQSRNKVGIKIKKDL, encoded by the coding sequence ATGCTTATAGTTTCTAATATAAATTTCTCATACGATAAAACAATTACGGTAAAAGAAATAAATTTCACTTTGAATAAAGGTGAAAATTTAGCGTTAATAGGAGAGAGTGGTTGTGGAAAAAGTACACTTTTAAAGCTAATATATGGATTGTATGATTTAGATAAAGGAGAAATTCAATGGAATAATAATCAAGTTTTAGGACCAAAACACCATCTTGTTCCAGGAATGCCGTATATGAAATACTTGGCACAAGATTTTGATTTAATGCCTTATATAACGGTTACTGAAAATGTAGGGAAATATTTGTCTAACTTTTTTCCAGAAGAAAAAAAACAGAGAATACAAGAACTATTAGAAGTTGTTGAAATGACAGAATTTGCAAATGTGAAAGCTAATTTTCTAAGTGGTGGACAAATGCAACGTGTAGCAATAGCAAAAGTTTTAGCAAAAGAACCAGAACTTTTATTGCTAGATGAACCCTTTAGTCATATAGACAATTTTAGAAAAAATAGTTTAAGAAGAAGAATGTTTAGGTATTTAAAGGCAAAAAATATTACATGTATCGTTGCAACACATGACGTTCAGGATGTATTATCATTTAGTGATGAGGTAATAGTAATGAAAAATGGTCAAATTCTAGAAAAAGGAAAAACAAATTCAATATACAATAATCCAAATTCTTTTTATGTTGCTTCTTTATTTGGAGAAGTCAATCAGATTCAAATAGAAAATAAAGTGCATTTTTTGTATCCTTATCAATTAGAAGTTGTCTTTGATAACGAAGATTTTAAAGTTGAAGTTAGACAGTCTTATTTTAGAGGAAGTCACTATTTAATAGAAGCCAGCTTTAATAATCAAATTATCTTTTTTGAAAGTAAGCATGCTATACAATCACGAAATAAGGTTGGTATAAAAATAAAGAAAGACCTGTAA
- a CDS encoding OmpA family protein, with product MKKIISGLMVMSFFLMITLSSCKAVKNTNKTQRGAAIGAVGGALIGGILGNNIGKGGNGALGAVIGGVVGGVAGGAIGNKMDKQARQIEEALPGAEVERVGEGIHLVLGENSVNFEFSKATLTAKAKQNLDKLVPVFNDYPDTDIKIYGYTDSKGADEFNLNLSNQRAAAVKSYLVGKGLVSGRFVTVGMGEADPIADNETDAGRSKNRRVEFAIVANEKMIEDAQKEAGK from the coding sequence ATGAAAAAGATAATTTCAGGTTTAATGGTTATGTCCTTTTTTCTAATGATAACCTTAAGTAGTTGTAAAGCAGTAAAAAATACTAATAAAACACAAAGAGGAGCAGCTATCGGAGCTGTTGGAGGAGCATTAATTGGAGGAATTTTAGGAAATAATATAGGCAAAGGTGGTAATGGAGCATTAGGAGCAGTTATCGGTGGAGTTGTTGGTGGAGTTGCTGGTGGAGCCATTGGAAATAAAATGGATAAACAAGCAAGGCAGATTGAAGAAGCATTGCCAGGTGCTGAAGTAGAAAGAGTAGGAGAAGGAATTCACTTAGTTTTAGGTGAAAACTCAGTTAATTTTGAGTTTAGTAAAGCAACTTTAACAGCTAAAGCTAAACAAAATTTAGATAAGCTAGTTCCAGTATTTAACGATTATCCAGATACAGATATTAAAATATATGGATATACTGATAGCAAAGGAGCAGATGAGTTTAATTTAAATTTATCAAATCAAAGAGCAGCAGCAGTAAAGTCATATTTAGTAGGAAAAGGGCTTGTATCAGGTCGCTTTGTTACAGTTGGAATGGGAGAAGCAGATCCAATAGCTGATAATGAAACAGATGCAGGAAGAAGTAAAAACAGACGCGTTGAATTTGCAATTGTAGCAAATGAAAAAATGATTGAAGACGCTCAAAAAGAAGCAGGAAAATAA
- a CDS encoding lipocalin family protein produces MKKSIILLFLSFVIFGCKSKSVPVTGTKLDMKKEVALKGNWVITSVTYPSSEYIKVTSFNIEDSQCFVGSEWNFISNNNKGEMKLTKNGCSGYSSPITWYINKEGKLVMKFLEGAKAKNVNQGYVLTVNNITETSFELVDYVNVGGNSTKVVYQFVRNN; encoded by the coding sequence ATGAAAAAAAGTATAATCTTATTATTTCTAAGCTTCGTAATTTTTGGTTGTAAATCAAAATCAGTTCCAGTCACGGGAACAAAACTAGACATGAAAAAAGAAGTAGCATTAAAAGGAAATTGGGTAATAACATCTGTTACATATCCAAGCTCAGAATACATTAAAGTAACTTCGTTTAATATTGAAGATTCTCAGTGTTTTGTTGGAAGCGAATGGAATTTTATTTCTAATAATAATAAAGGAGAAATGAAATTGACAAAAAATGGATGTAGTGGATATAGTAGTCCAATTACATGGTATATAAATAAAGAAGGAAAACTTGTCATGAAATTTTTAGAAGGCGCAAAAGCTAAAAATGTGAACCAAGGATATGTGTTAACAGTAAACAATATAACAGAAACATCTTTCGAATTGGTAGATTATGTTAATGTTGGAGGAAATAGCACAAAAGTAGTGTATCAATTTGTAAGAAATAATTAA
- the htpG gene encoding molecular chaperone HtpG: MSSGKINVSVENIFPLIKKFLYSDHEIFLRELISNATDATLKLKHLTSIGEASVEYGNPKIEIKIDKEGKKLHIIDQGLGMTSDEVEKYINQIAFSGAEEFLEKYKDSAKDSGVIGHFGLGFYSAFMVASKVEIITKSFKDEPAAHWTCDGSPEFTLVPHDKTERGTEIVLHIAEDSLDFLEESKINGLLSKYNKFMPIPIKFGTKQEALPKPEDAGDDYKTEYKEVDNIINNPNPAWTKQPADLKEEDYKSFYRELYPMQFEEPLFNIHLNVDYPFNLTGILYFPKLASDLQIQKDKIQLYQNQVFVTDNVEGIVPEFLTMLKGVIDSPDIPLNVSRSYLQADGNVKKISNYITRKVSDKLKSLFNESREDFEKKWNDIKIVLEYGMLSEAKFYEKAGDFVLYPTTEGKYYTLAELKEALATNQTDKDGKLVVLYASNKDAQHSYIDIAKEKGYEVLLLDSPIVSHLIQKLESDNENLTFARVDADHIDKLISKEETQISKLSDEEKEKLKGVLETIVPKETYTVQLEAMDSKSAPFMITQPEFMRRMKEMSQSGGGGMFGMGNLPEMYNLVVNTNSELATSILNTEAEDAKASLIKQALDLAKLSQGLLKGEELTSFVKRNFETLK, from the coding sequence ATGTCAAGTGGAAAAATTAATGTATCAGTAGAAAACATCTTTCCTTTAATTAAAAAGTTTTTATACAGCGATCACGAAATTTTCCTTCGTGAGTTAATCTCAAACGCAACAGATGCTACCTTAAAACTAAAACATTTAACAAGCATAGGTGAAGCATCAGTAGAATATGGTAATCCTAAAATTGAAATAAAGATTGATAAAGAAGGTAAAAAACTTCATATCATTGATCAAGGATTAGGAATGACTAGTGATGAAGTAGAAAAATATATTAATCAAATTGCTTTTTCTGGAGCGGAAGAGTTTTTAGAAAAATATAAAGATTCTGCAAAAGATTCTGGAGTAATTGGTCATTTTGGTTTAGGCTTTTATTCTGCTTTTATGGTAGCTTCAAAAGTTGAAATTATTACTAAATCTTTCAAAGATGAACCAGCTGCTCATTGGACATGTGATGGAAGTCCTGAGTTTACTTTAGTTCCTCATGATAAAACAGAAAGAGGTACGGAAATTGTTTTACATATTGCTGAGGATTCTTTAGATTTCCTTGAAGAAAGTAAAATAAATGGTTTATTATCTAAGTATAATAAGTTTATGCCAATTCCAATTAAGTTTGGAACAAAACAAGAAGCGCTACCAAAGCCAGAAGATGCAGGTGATGACTACAAAACCGAATATAAAGAAGTAGACAATATTATTAATAATCCAAATCCGGCTTGGACAAAGCAACCAGCAGATTTAAAAGAAGAGGATTACAAAAGTTTCTATCGTGAATTGTATCCAATGCAATTTGAAGAGCCTTTATTTAATATTCATTTAAATGTAGATTACCCATTTAACTTAACAGGTATTTTATATTTCCCAAAATTAGCTTCTGATTTACAAATTCAAAAAGACAAAATACAACTTTATCAAAATCAAGTTTTTGTAACAGATAATGTAGAAGGTATTGTTCCTGAATTTTTAACCATGTTAAAAGGTGTTATTGATTCTCCAGATATTCCTTTAAATGTATCTCGTTCTTACTTACAAGCTGATGGAAATGTAAAGAAAATTTCTAACTACATTACACGTAAGGTTTCTGATAAATTAAAATCATTATTTAATGAAAGTCGTGAAGATTTTGAAAAAAAATGGAATGATATTAAGATTGTATTAGAATATGGAATGCTTTCTGAAGCTAAGTTTTATGAAAAAGCTGGAGATTTTGTATTATATCCAACTACGGAAGGTAAATATTACACTTTAGCTGAATTAAAAGAAGCGTTAGCTACAAATCAAACAGATAAAGATGGAAAATTAGTTGTCCTTTATGCTTCAAACAAAGATGCACAACATAGTTACATTGATATTGCAAAAGAAAAAGGATATGAAGTATTATTGTTAGACTCTCCTATTGTTTCTCATTTAATTCAAAAATTAGAATCGGATAATGAGAATTTAACTTTTGCTCGTGTAGATGCAGATCATATAGACAAATTAATATCGAAAGAAGAAACACAAATTTCAAAACTTTCTGATGAGGAAAAAGAAAAACTTAAAGGTGTTTTAGAAACGATTGTTCCTAAAGAAACATACACTGTACAATTAGAGGCAATGGATAGCAAATCAGCTCCATTTATGATTACGCAACCAGAATTCATGAGACGAATGAAAGAAATGAGTCAATCTGGTGGTGGTGGAATGTTTGGAATGGGTAACTTACCTGAAATGTACAACTTAGTTGTAAACACAAACTCTGAATTAGCTACTTCAATTTTAAATACTGAAGCCGAAGATGCAAAAGCAAGTTTAATAAAACAAGCTTTAGATCTTGCTAAGCTTTCACAAGGTTTATTAAAAGGTGAAGAATTAACATCATTTGTAAAACGTAATTTCGAAACCTTGAAATAA
- a CDS encoding M12 family metallopeptidase, translating to MNLRKLALLVIFALGFTACEKNEVNNNSLNDNNDFTDEIYNAKSTGNVIDAVYRGNLVQLLEIEDDKYLYDGDVVLERSDFLLPNETATEKGVYGGGTWPNRTVRWKYASGVSSSLKSKWVSAKNTWTNELGFTFVEITGTSGDYILVQQNNSGSAYSTSIGRRGGQQIISVDPASFSTGSVIHEIGHAVGLIHEQKRPDRDTYITVNYSNIRPNWRSQYDKCSGCTSNGTFDFNSIMLYGARASSSVVYNTSIPAMTKKDGSTWTSQRSYLSTGDKAAINAKY from the coding sequence ATGAATTTAAGAAAATTAGCACTACTTGTAATTTTCGCTTTAGGTTTCACAGCGTGTGAAAAAAATGAAGTTAATAATAACTCATTAAATGATAACAATGATTTTACAGATGAAATCTATAATGCAAAATCCACTGGGAATGTGATTGATGCTGTTTATAGAGGAAATCTGGTTCAATTACTAGAAATTGAAGATGATAAATATCTTTATGATGGTGATGTTGTATTAGAAAGAAGTGATTTTTTATTACCAAATGAAACAGCTACTGAAAAAGGAGTATATGGTGGTGGAACATGGCCAAACAGAACTGTAAGATGGAAATATGCTAGTGGTGTTTCTTCAAGTTTAAAAAGCAAATGGGTTTCTGCGAAAAACACGTGGACAAACGAATTAGGATTTACTTTTGTTGAAATTACAGGAACTTCTGGAGATTATATCTTAGTACAACAAAACAACAGTGGATCTGCTTATAGTACAAGTATTGGAAGAAGAGGCGGACAACAAATCATTAGTGTAGACCCTGCTTCTTTTAGTACAGGAAGTGTTATTCACGAAATAGGTCATGCTGTTGGTTTAATTCATGAGCAAAAAAGACCTGATAGAGACACTTATATCACTGTAAATTATTCAAATATTAGACCTAATTGGCGTTCACAATATGATAAATGTTCAGGTTGTACATCTAATGGTACGTTTGATTTTAATTCCATTATGTTATATGGGGCAAGAGCAAGTAGTTCGGTAGTATACAACACTAGTATTCCTGCAATGACAAAGAAAGATGGTTCAACTTGGACTTCACAACGTTCTTATTTATCTACAGGTGATAAAGCAGCAATTAATGCTAAATACTAA
- a CDS encoding outer membrane beta-barrel family protein, whose translation MKRLTIVRNVILLFVLLLHGVTIMFAQQKEEIKEKEVDLKEVILVKKKKAIEQKPDRTIFDFESQAHLNSGSVLEGLKKLPGLIVSDVAGMMYQGKQLDVFLDGRPLNISSNDLNAFLEGMPANSIEKVEVITQPGAEFPATSGGAIINIVTSRKAKSYLSATYSSGANFTNYNKFRTRFNNSLLLSSKNKYFGWQLNIGQNYRESALWSTITNRTNNENIILSDTEADRIGRSTFAKSAMTIDFKMDRLLLNYDVNYNNNDSYVLGSGLGFQTNDFSKNKNIRQDAVATYQKRFDAIDKKLDFKFNFIRNENDFNLDSRLMNTNVLGNSSLQDYFNFKADYSEEIKLLDEGKISIGTLYDNLLFETKQAGITNLNYTRRTAATYLELQSSYKNFDFILGGRAEDYAIKGKTDTNDLTPFNQFRFFPNVSVQYNFAPQIYFNLNYNKKIRLPSTSSLNPNNTNYQNPNINYSGNPQLQPTIFDNYEVKISAFDYAFIGYSISRAKNQVINRVLENGNVVSNTSINVPELKIHNINIGLPIPYMLFTKGLKETMKFDFNPDKINFLYAYAGYQMHQIPNLNTKGFWIINLMSQIVLPKDVKFITNYNYSTTGGNYYYFVAEESFSHSLDITFSKKFLNDKLSVSLNFDDILNTNKQGFGSSGTDLLLQSKSDTRRFGFTLNYKIPTKNKLAKEDPNLLNKNKKEDSDTILN comes from the coding sequence ATGAAAAGATTAACAATTGTGAGAAACGTAATTTTATTATTTGTTCTTTTACTTCATGGTGTAACTATCATGTTCGCTCAACAAAAAGAAGAGATAAAAGAAAAAGAGGTTGATTTAAAAGAAGTCATCCTCGTAAAAAAGAAAAAAGCCATTGAGCAAAAACCAGACAGAACAATTTTTGATTTCGAATCGCAAGCTCATTTAAACTCGGGTTCTGTGTTAGAAGGATTAAAAAAGTTACCAGGATTAATCGTTTCAGATGTAGCAGGAATGATGTATCAAGGAAAACAATTAGACGTTTTTTTAGATGGGAGACCTTTAAATATTTCTTCTAACGATTTAAATGCTTTTTTAGAAGGAATGCCTGCAAATAGTATTGAAAAAGTAGAAGTAATAACTCAACCTGGAGCCGAATTTCCTGCAACTTCTGGAGGTGCAATTATAAATATTGTTACAAGTAGAAAAGCTAAAAGTTATTTGAGTGCAACTTATTCTTCTGGAGCTAATTTTACAAATTATAACAAGTTTAGAACCCGATTTAACAATAGTTTACTGTTGAGTTCAAAAAACAAATACTTTGGATGGCAATTAAACATAGGGCAAAATTATAGAGAAAGTGCACTTTGGTCTACTATTACGAATAGAACAAATAATGAAAATATTATATTGTCTGACACAGAAGCAGATAGAATAGGAAGAAGTACTTTTGCTAAATCGGCAATGACTATCGATTTTAAAATGGACAGATTATTACTTAACTACGATGTAAATTATAATAATAATGATTCTTATGTATTAGGCTCTGGTTTAGGTTTTCAAACAAATGATTTTAGTAAGAATAAAAATATTCGTCAAGATGCAGTAGCTACTTATCAAAAAAGATTTGATGCCATTGATAAAAAACTAGATTTTAAATTTAATTTTATAAGAAATGAAAATGATTTTAATCTAGATTCAAGATTGATGAATACAAATGTGTTGGGAAATTCATCATTGCAAGATTATTTTAATTTTAAAGCTGATTATTCAGAAGAAATTAAATTATTAGATGAAGGGAAAATAAGCATTGGTACTTTGTATGATAATTTATTGTTTGAAACAAAGCAAGCAGGAATAACCAATTTAAATTATACAAGAAGAACAGCAGCTACCTATTTAGAACTACAATCATCCTATAAAAATTTCGACTTTATTCTTGGTGGAAGAGCAGAAGATTATGCAATAAAAGGGAAAACAGATACAAATGATTTGACACCTTTTAATCAATTTCGCTTCTTTCCAAATGTAAGCGTTCAGTATAACTTTGCACCGCAAATTTATTTTAATTTAAACTATAATAAAAAAATAAGATTACCCAGTACTTCTTCTTTAAATCCAAATAATACTAATTATCAAAACCCAAACATTAATTATTCAGGAAACCCACAATTACAACCCACAATTTTTGATAATTATGAAGTAAAAATTAGCGCATTCGATTACGCTTTTATTGGTTACAGCATTAGTAGAGCAAAAAATCAGGTAATAAATAGAGTTTTAGAAAATGGAAATGTAGTTTCAAATACTTCTATAAATGTTCCAGAATTAAAAATACATAATATAAATATAGGTTTACCAATCCCTTATATGTTGTTTACGAAAGGACTAAAAGAAACGATGAAGTTTGATTTTAATCCAGATAAAATTAATTTTTTATATGCGTATGCAGGGTATCAAATGCACCAAATACCAAATTTGAATACAAAAGGCTTTTGGATTATTAATTTGATGTCCCAAATAGTCTTACCAAAAGACGTAAAATTTATTACAAATTACAATTATAGTACAACAGGAGGAAATTACTATTATTTTGTAGCAGAAGAATCTTTTAGTCATAGTTTAGATATTACATTTTCTAAGAAATTCTTAAATGATAAGTTGTCAGTTTCGTTGAATTTTGATGATATATTGAATACAAATAAACAAGGATTTGGTTCTTCAGGAACAGATTTATTACTCCAGAGTAAATCAGATACAAGAAGATTTGGATTTACACTGAATTATAAAATCCCAACTAAGAATAAACTAGCAAAAGAAGATCCAAATCTGTTGAATAAAAACAAGAAAGAAGATAGTGATACTATTCTAAATTAA
- a CDS encoding alpha/beta hydrolase, protein MKRKTIFITSLFLFTISLFSQTKESFSIGERISLNSKILSQDRILNVFLPEGYEKNDSIPYPVIYLLDGSSHEDFIHVCGLVQFFNLQMHMPKTIVVGISNIDRKHDFTFPTEIKDLKKDFPTTGGSEKFIAFIEKEVQPYIDTNYKVSTKKYLIGQSLGGLLATEILFKKPELFTNYIITSPSLWWDDQSLLKEASTYLKNIKEKVYVYVAVGEEHKIMIKDAKTLAEELKKFPKSISIDFQFFPKENHATILHNSLYSAFLLEFPYKN, encoded by the coding sequence ATGAAAAGAAAGACAATTTTTATTACATCACTTTTTCTATTTACAATATCATTATTTAGTCAAACAAAAGAATCCTTTTCAATAGGAGAACGCATTTCTCTTAATTCAAAAATACTTTCTCAAGACAGAATATTAAATGTTTTTTTACCCGAAGGATATGAAAAAAATGATTCAATACCATATCCTGTTATTTATCTTTTAGATGGTTCTTCTCACGAAGATTTTATTCATGTTTGTGGGTTAGTTCAGTTTTTCAATTTACAAATGCACATGCCCAAAACAATTGTTGTAGGTATTTCAAATATTGATAGAAAACATGATTTTACATTTCCTACAGAAATTAAAGACTTAAAAAAAGATTTTCCTACAACTGGTGGTTCAGAAAAATTTATCGCTTTTATTGAGAAAGAAGTGCAACCCTATATTGATACGAACTATAAGGTTTCAACTAAAAAATATCTTATTGGTCAATCCCTTGGAGGACTATTAGCTACTGAAATTTTGTTTAAAAAACCAGAATTATTTACGAACTACATCATCACAAGTCCGAGTTTATGGTGGGATGATCAATCCTTATTAAAAGAAGCGTCTACATATTTGAAAAACATAAAAGAAAAAGTTTATGTTTATGTGGCTGTTGGTGAAGAACACAAAATAATGATTAAAGATGCTAAAACATTAGCTGAAGAATTAAAGAAATTTCCAAAAAGCATCAGCATTGACTTTCAGTTTTTTCCAAAAGAAAATCATGCAACTATATTACATAATAGCTTATACTCTGCATTTTTATTAGAATTTCCATATAAAAACTAA